One Dokdonia sp. Dokd-P16 genomic window carries:
- a CDS encoding curlin, whose amino-acid sequence MKKVIFSAAALMIGAVALGQTTQQSNTGVTVGTASTAASVLLTQPALTPVANKGLAIQNGNDNLLEVRQTGSSQGVYTNQSDGNGLGMNEARVVQQGGVSALSGMFNLAQVEQVGEGNSGDVEQQGDLNDALIEQGLADLGTADLSKDNLARIQQGNGDQAQNNFAAVTQQGEDNNAHTLQTYDNNTAWTVQNGEDNAAYIRQKANGNQTEGHDALVDQFGDDNESVVNQEGSAKNTARTVVNGDGNASSQIQISTGSAAGDGNVAYVNQGAFPDANGLVTVGAVGYTLLDGIVDEIGNTLTAPTSGSEGAEAYQLQDGERNLATTFQFGEPGNYTEQSQDGNDNLSLTYQNLYGNPNGGDNYLAHTQDGDANIAGSAQNGSEHKAWIDQNGSGNVAGSTQRGKGNGLLIVQDGDDNFATSAQRGIDNDVVIYQDAGQSFVSEQNLPGNNAPVGAPNGNNSIDVIQVGPSNPSAFPAQQNYSAFLSRTRAAQSNLVGASRIGLTNIN is encoded by the coding sequence ATGAAAAAAGTAATTTTTAGTGCCGCGGCACTCATGATCGGAGCGGTTGCTTTGGGGCAGACTACTCAGCAATCTAACACTGGAGTCACTGTAGGAACAGCTAGTACGGCAGCATCTGTTTTGTTAACACAGCCAGCATTAACGCCTGTAGCAAATAAGGGACTTGCTATTCAAAACGGAAATGATAACTTACTTGAGGTACGTCAAACGGGATCGTCTCAAGGTGTGTATACAAATCAGTCTGATGGTAACGGCCTCGGGATGAATGAAGCACGAGTGGTTCAGCAAGGAGGGGTAAGTGCATTGAGTGGTATGTTCAACTTAGCTCAAGTAGAGCAAGTGGGTGAAGGAAACTCAGGAGATGTTGAGCAACAAGGTGATTTGAACGACGCACTTATAGAGCAAGGTCTTGCAGATCTTGGTACGGCAGATTTAAGTAAAGACAACTTAGCACGTATCCAGCAAGGTAATGGTGATCAAGCTCAAAATAACTTTGCAGCTGTAACGCAGCAAGGAGAAGATAACAACGCACACACACTCCAAACATATGACAATAACACTGCTTGGACAGTGCAGAATGGAGAGGATAATGCGGCTTATATTCGTCAAAAAGCGAATGGAAATCAAACAGAAGGTCACGACGCCCTTGTAGACCAATTTGGTGATGATAACGAATCAGTAGTAAATCAAGAAGGTTCTGCAAAGAACACTGCACGTACTGTAGTTAATGGAGACGGTAATGCTTCAAGTCAGATTCAAATTTCTACTGGTAGTGCCGCTGGTGATGGTAACGTAGCTTATGTAAATCAAGGAGCATTTCCAGATGCTAATGGCTTAGTGACTGTTGGAGCTGTGGGGTATACTCTTTTAGATGGTATTGTTGATGAAATAGGAAATACTTTAACTGCTCCTACATCAGGTTCTGAAGGTGCAGAGGCATACCAACTTCAAGACGGTGAGCGTAATTTAGCTACTACTTTTCAATTTGGTGAGCCAGGTAATTATACTGAGCAGAGCCAAGATGGAAATGACAACCTATCGCTTACTTATCAAAATCTTTATGGTAATCCTAATGGTGGTGATAACTACCTTGCACATACTCAAGATGGAGATGCAAACATTGCTGGTTCTGCACAAAATGGAAGTGAGCACAAAGCTTGGATTGATCAAAATGGAAGCGGAAACGTTGCTGGATCTACTCAAAGAGGTAAGGGTAATGGTCTCTTAATAGTACAAGATGGGGATGACAACTTTGCTACATCTGCTCAGAGAGGGATTGATAACGACGTTGTAATCTATCAAGATGCTGGACAGAGCTTCGTATCAGAGCAAAACTTACCAGGAAATAATGCACCAGTAGGAGCGCCAAACGGAAATAACTCAATAGATGTTATTCAAGTAGGGCCATCTAATCCATCTGCATTTCCTGCACAACAGAATTATAGCGCATTCTTATCTAGAACTAGAGCTGCACAATCAAATTTAGTTGGAGCATCAAGAATAGGACTTACAAACATCAATTAA
- a CDS encoding CsgE family curli-type amyloid fiber assembly protein — MTDIRQILALVIMLLWSTMSVSQFYNKEVKAEIRVQRNSEFLEFFAIAENKTPSDLSLTYDFMIFQTDDDGEVNKTNEQKRFEIKGRERKVLRSLSLSNSFTNRVVIAFLIYDLDGKPVGKYRIELPQGSQTKASENEKISKVSKDQEVAQDGFEINGLVIQKTITKAGRDFYRFFYSDYYNKGIKTNKNITIVEIPGRQRSTRISVKVGDKIVWQFFSQPKKTFLQEMASLAMGRCIVQLQNLERQKEDYLKY, encoded by the coding sequence ATGACAGACATACGCCAAATACTAGCTCTAGTTATTATGTTATTATGGTCCACAATGTCTGTAAGTCAGTTTTATAACAAAGAAGTAAAGGCAGAAATAAGAGTGCAGAGAAACAGTGAGTTTTTAGAGTTCTTTGCTATTGCCGAAAATAAAACACCATCTGATCTATCATTAACATATGATTTTATGATATTTCAGACAGATGATGATGGAGAGGTAAATAAAACTAATGAGCAAAAGAGGTTTGAGATAAAAGGTAGAGAAAGAAAAGTTTTGAGGTCATTATCACTTAGTAACTCTTTCACAAATAGAGTGGTGATCGCCTTTTTAATTTACGACCTTGATGGAAAACCCGTTGGTAAATATAGAATTGAACTTCCCCAAGGAAGTCAAACCAAGGCCAGTGAAAATGAAAAAATAAGTAAAGTTTCAAAGGATCAAGAAGTTGCTCAAGACGGATTTGAAATAAATGGGCTTGTTATTCAAAAGACAATAACAAAAGCTGGAAGAGACTTTTATAGATTCTTTTACAGTGATTATTATAATAAGGGAATAAAGACAAACAAGAATATTACAATTGTAGAAATTCCAGGTAGGCAGAGATCTACTAGAATTAGTGTTAAAGTGGGTGATAAAATTGTATGGCAGTTTTTCTCACAACCCAAGAAAACATTTCTACAAGAGATGGCTTCACTAGCAATGGGAAGATGCATTGTGCAATTGCAAAATTTGGAAAGACAAAAAGAAGATTATTTAAAATATTAA
- a CDS encoding curli assembly protein CsgF — translation MRTFFLVVALCFYGSICFGQQFSYKPKNPFFGGDTFNYQQLLSSAAAQNGLTAPTTAQEQESDLDRFGRDLSGQLLNRIERELSAAQLDGLNITEEGTFTFGNLNVEVFETFEGLVINILDTTNGEETQVIVPN, via the coding sequence ATGAGAACATTTTTTTTAGTAGTAGCGCTTTGTTTTTATGGAAGTATATGTTTTGGTCAACAATTTTCATATAAACCTAAAAATCCATTTTTTGGAGGAGATACGTTCAATTATCAACAATTATTAAGTTCTGCAGCAGCTCAAAACGGCTTAACCGCACCGACAACAGCACAAGAACAAGAATCAGATCTTGATAGATTTGGAAGAGATTTGAGTGGTCAATTACTTAATCGTATAGAAAGAGAATTATCAGCAGCACAGCTAGATGGGCTTAATATAACAGAAGAAGGCACATTTACATTTGGAAATCTTAATGTAGAGGTTTTTGAAACGTTTGAGGGCTTGGTAATCAATATTCTCGACACTACAAACGGGGAAGAAACCCAAGTTATAGTTCCAAATTAA
- a CDS encoding CsgG/HfaB family protein, which yields MKLFTRLVCLFSSLLLASCGAYFNQPFNQTSARVGELSKSSNKLLDLPEAASKVEVAVYNFSDQTGQFKPVENGSTFSTAVTQGGTTILIKALEDSGWFKPIERENLSNLSTERNIIRNTKKEYIKNLNPNEPPLPPLLYAGLILEGGIISYDTNIVTGGIGARYFGLGGSAQYRQDRITIYLRAVKTTNGEILKTIYVSKTILSQALDASFFRFVKFQRLLEAETGITQSEPVQIAVKDAIEKAVHDLVLEGIENEYWSSKQGSAVNDSLVAKYREEKSLEESQGLYDRMFVKNDYNNYVLLDVGVNLIDGDYVPKKLGLLGRLSYEKSISNSFSLNLAGSVFQINNGDVLKNYFGSIDLNSKMYLLPNDNFGPYIYGGPGVVIDGVNSSEDGLSLGEAFVKLQYGGGLQYKLSPRLHFNAFAEHNIMLDDELDGVSQGKRDDFYFTFGVGLKYGFSFKKKKIAIKN from the coding sequence ATGAAATTATTTACAAGGCTGGTATGTTTGTTCAGTTCATTGCTTCTCGCTTCTTGTGGAGCTTATTTTAACCAACCATTTAATCAAACTTCTGCTAGAGTAGGAGAGTTGTCAAAATCGTCAAATAAACTACTTGATTTGCCAGAAGCAGCTTCTAAAGTCGAGGTGGCTGTATATAATTTCAGTGATCAAACAGGTCAATTTAAGCCTGTAGAAAACGGCAGTACTTTCAGTACAGCCGTGACTCAAGGTGGCACTACAATTTTAATAAAAGCTCTTGAAGATAGTGGCTGGTTCAAGCCTATTGAACGTGAGAATTTATCAAACCTTTCTACGGAGCGAAACATTATACGTAACACAAAAAAAGAATATATAAAAAACCTCAACCCGAATGAGCCGCCGTTACCTCCTTTATTATATGCAGGTTTAATCTTAGAGGGAGGGATCATCTCTTACGATACTAATATAGTGACCGGTGGAATAGGTGCGAGGTACTTTGGGCTAGGAGGTTCAGCGCAGTATAGACAGGATCGTATCACAATATATCTAAGAGCTGTCAAAACTACAAATGGAGAGATTTTGAAAACGATTTATGTTTCTAAAACTATATTATCACAAGCGCTAGATGCTAGTTTTTTTAGATTCGTTAAGTTTCAAAGACTTCTGGAAGCAGAAACAGGAATTACTCAAAGTGAACCTGTACAAATTGCAGTAAAAGATGCTATAGAAAAAGCAGTACATGATTTAGTATTAGAAGGAATAGAAAATGAGTATTGGAGTTCAAAGCAAGGTAGTGCTGTAAATGATAGTCTTGTAGCAAAGTATAGAGAAGAAAAATCGCTTGAGGAATCTCAAGGGCTATATGACCGTATGTTTGTTAAAAACGATTATAATAATTATGTATTACTGGACGTAGGTGTTAACTTAATCGATGGTGATTATGTCCCTAAAAAACTAGGTTTGTTAGGTAGATTATCTTATGAGAAGAGCATTTCAAATTCATTTAGTTTAAATTTAGCTGGAAGTGTATTTCAAATTAATAATGGAGATGTTCTTAAAAATTATTTTGGAAGTATTGATTTAAACTCAAAAATGTACTTACTGCCTAACGACAATTTTGGACCCTATATTTATGGCGGTCCAGGAGTCGTTATAGATGGTGTGAATTCTAGTGAGGATGGTTTGTCATTAGGTGAAGCATTTGTCAAATTACAGTATGGGGGAGGGCTCCAATATAAACTTTCTCCTAGATTGCATTTTAATGCTTTTGCCGAGCATAACATTATGTTGGATGATGAATTAGACGGTGTTTCTCAAGGTAAAAGAGACGACTTTTATTTCACATTTGGAGTTGGACTGAAGTATGGTTTTAGTTTCAAGAAGAAGAAAATAGCAATAAAAAATTAA
- a CDS encoding carboxypeptidase-like regulatory domain-containing protein, which yields MNYLKSFVTAILIGSLFFSCSEDSIEGETFGTITGTVISDESGEPLEDVKITTNPASTTAFSDNDGFFTLDNVLVRNYSVQAELDEFLTDFEAVEVNEGQVSVVAFEMKISNNINNSPSVPDLIFPEDGAEDIPLEVTLAWNSIDPEEDEIEYLIELRNGSTNEIESFEVSQDTTLVVDNLSLSTNYFWQVIANDQNNPDVLSEIGSFKTFSALNNPFLFVKRVGTNNVIFSGDSSENVEDSEDIDVNVLQLTDEETNSFRPKRNLETQAIAFLRNIGGETHLFKMDFSGENITQVTSAVPVAGFRQEEVQFSWSQNGQSLLYPNFDKLYRINTDGSGNTLLYSTPDGALINEIAVSNANSNEIVIKTNNTRGYGCRIVAVSLSSQQEVQVVSEGLGGGYSGLDISANGSDIIYARDVNEFEDPQVYRLFKSRVFVFNRDTATTTSINTDVALGQNDLNPSFSPDEGRLILTRKLNNQNATSEILIVNLETTDNNQELFSNASMANWD from the coding sequence ATGAATTATCTGAAAAGCTTTGTTACTGCCATTTTGATTGGTTCTCTATTTTTTAGCTGTAGTGAAGATAGCATAGAAGGGGAAACTTTTGGGACTATTACAGGAACTGTAATAAGCGACGAATCTGGAGAGCCTTTGGAGGATGTGAAAATAACTACAAATCCTGCTTCCACGACTGCTTTTTCAGATAATGATGGGTTTTTTACACTTGATAATGTATTAGTTAGGAATTATTCTGTACAAGCGGAGTTGGATGAGTTTTTGACAGATTTTGAAGCAGTTGAGGTCAATGAAGGTCAGGTGTCAGTAGTCGCCTTTGAAATGAAGATATCAAATAATATAAATAATTCACCTAGTGTACCAGATCTCATATTCCCTGAAGACGGAGCAGAAGATATTCCTTTAGAAGTTACCTTAGCCTGGAATTCAATAGATCCGGAAGAAGACGAAATTGAGTATCTGATAGAGCTAAGGAATGGCTCTACTAATGAAATTGAAAGCTTTGAGGTCTCACAAGACACAACCTTAGTTGTAGATAATCTTAGTCTTTCCACAAATTACTTTTGGCAGGTAATAGCAAATGATCAGAATAATCCAGATGTTTTATCTGAGATAGGATCATTTAAGACATTTTCGGCATTAAATAATCCCTTTCTATTCGTAAAAAGAGTTGGTACAAATAATGTAATCTTTTCTGGAGATTCATCAGAGAATGTAGAAGACAGTGAGGATATAGATGTGAATGTCTTACAACTCACAGACGAAGAAACAAACAGCTTTAGACCTAAACGAAATTTAGAAACTCAGGCAATCGCTTTTCTGAGAAATATAGGAGGCGAAACTCATCTTTTTAAAATGGACTTTTCTGGTGAAAATATTACTCAAGTTACAAGTGCTGTTCCAGTAGCAGGATTTCGTCAGGAAGAGGTTCAATTTAGTTGGTCGCAAAATGGACAAAGTTTGTTATACCCTAATTTTGATAAATTATATAGAATCAATACAGATGGAAGTGGTAATACATTATTGTATAGTACCCCTGATGGGGCCCTGATAAATGAAATTGCTGTTTCTAATGCTAATTCTAATGAAATTGTTATAAAGACTAATAATACAAGAGGTTACGGTTGTAGAATAGTCGCTGTATCATTATCTAGCCAACAGGAAGTGCAAGTAGTTTCAGAGGGATTAGGTGGAGGATATTCAGGCTTAGATATTAGTGCTAATGGCTCAGATATTATATATGCTAGAGACGTAAATGAGTTTGAGGACCCTCAAGTCTACAGGTTGTTTAAATCTAGAGTATTTGTTTTTAATAGAGATACGGCAACTACCACAAGTATAAATACGGATGTAGCATTAGGACAGAATGACTTAAATCCAAGTTTTTCACCTGATGAGGGGCGTTTGATTTTAACTAGAAAATTAAATAATCAGAATGCCACTTCAGAAATACTTATTGTTAATCTAGAAACGACTGATAACAATCAAGAATTATTCTCTAATGCCTCCATGGCAAATTGGGATTAA
- a CDS encoding ankyrin repeat domain-containing protein — MLPLFLFLLNNPLFCQQKQHPNVIGQGFDIRYVDALDWLGSSKGKQLINGSVHSTQLNTSPVESFHFITSPYEFEKQILNADTLSKPYHAVQSKAHYKGFDNEESNKTLLVYTKKQIPLSKDILAAVSSNVLDSAMVEDFKRLGRDITPEGFIYRYGTHYAHEVIYGGLFLKRNLIKSDDFIYSPYNRDLFKKKVIEDISASHQNQEDTDPYITAGSSSSFTKGGDINAPWFTDWQATLENNAAPIDVTLQPWTKAFKNLTTENIQKKERKIQLLDSVIEIAVRTSKNQLHAPQPSAYFTKYSLRFKQSIDKLVKKSAGATSSDVDAYTGDLFFGGFSKDEAMLRTAPLIDRGGVRLETLITDEEIKLNKQVIITAKPEDLEKGYVSVWDDTKKLVKSRERKRLRVSGPEEAKTFYKEALVRDIHKDVEITTIDGDIYEVAYVLSLEKEKKLLENNAQHYNTALQTEIVRAANIGDLARMKTLLTQNATRRIPGLIAAIITSKQSSQILNFVLDKGVIPNSEDLDLLFLKEYFDEQKVLILLERGAPFKNNMIYKAVAFQSEPIIYALLREGATPVNNDLSFALDTDHYPSVKALMSVEFKAFKAGKKELSLAVENNDAELAKKFTTLGATADASLLDSALRNGNEDLKNIIIPVTEANENTLEVTSMLDNTALFNYFINKNAHISSNKISNIATDNNNYEILDISLKNGGNASESLEYAITKENINAINVALQNKAAPDSALFYAAQKDDAQLFNDVLNLYNGNPHVAMKAAIKENNLPFAASVIATKKVGVDVDNLLPLAVAGENVDMVKLLVSNNSNPSRGINKAITIENQTISQYLISMGADTTDPLLIESAITNENLGLVELLVNQGNINLDNALLDATETENIEIVNSLLKSGAKADESLANAMETKNEPLILLLMDYVSSLNSNEFIRSAARKGNLSVLKRLLSNGANPSLAIEDAIRYKMIGSLKELIKNGATCSQEHLRIAIDYHFTEGVLLLVKQKEIELNVAFDDGNYPIHTLSRSLTEDSKLIMQNLIELGADVNIQDPSGNTALHILASQKEYALPIIELLITSDADSNQINHKGKKPLDYALNKTTRSVLKKGMRAK, encoded by the coding sequence ATGCTCCCCCTATTCCTATTTCTTTTAAATAACCCATTGTTCTGCCAGCAAAAACAACACCCCAATGTCATAGGACAGGGTTTTGACATACGTTATGTTGATGCGCTAGACTGGCTAGGATCTTCAAAAGGAAAACAACTCATCAACGGATCTGTACATAGTACTCAACTTAATACTAGTCCAGTGGAGAGTTTTCATTTTATAACATCTCCCTACGAGTTTGAAAAACAAATTTTAAATGCCGATACGCTTTCAAAACCCTATCATGCGGTACAAAGTAAAGCACATTATAAAGGCTTTGATAACGAAGAGTCAAATAAAACCCTCTTAGTTTATACTAAAAAACAAATACCATTATCAAAAGATATACTCGCAGCGGTTTCTTCTAACGTACTAGACAGTGCCATGGTTGAAGATTTTAAAAGACTGGGACGCGATATTACCCCAGAAGGATTTATATACCGTTACGGGACACATTATGCCCATGAAGTAATTTATGGAGGTCTTTTCTTAAAAAGGAATTTAATCAAAAGTGACGATTTTATATACTCTCCATATAATCGTGACTTATTTAAGAAAAAAGTAATTGAAGACATTAGTGCATCACATCAAAATCAAGAGGATACAGATCCATATATTACCGCTGGATCTAGCAGCTCATTTACAAAGGGAGGTGATATAAACGCACCATGGTTTACAGACTGGCAAGCTACTTTAGAAAACAATGCTGCCCCCATAGATGTTACACTACAACCTTGGACTAAGGCTTTTAAAAACCTAACTACAGAAAACATACAGAAAAAAGAAAGGAAAATACAATTGCTCGATAGTGTTATTGAAATAGCTGTACGCACTTCTAAAAATCAATTACATGCCCCGCAGCCTTCTGCTTATTTCACTAAATATTCCTTGCGTTTCAAACAATCTATCGACAAACTAGTTAAAAAAAGTGCTGGCGCTACCTCAAGTGATGTGGATGCCTATACGGGTGATTTATTTTTTGGAGGATTTTCAAAAGACGAAGCTATGCTACGTACCGCACCACTAATAGATCGTGGCGGTGTACGGCTAGAAACCTTAATCACTGACGAAGAAATAAAACTCAATAAGCAAGTCATCATTACAGCAAAACCTGAGGACTTAGAAAAAGGATATGTAAGTGTATGGGATGACACAAAAAAACTAGTCAAAAGTAGAGAACGTAAGCGCTTACGAGTTTCTGGCCCCGAAGAAGCAAAAACTTTTTATAAAGAAGCGCTCGTAAGGGATATTCATAAAGATGTGGAGATAACGACTATAGACGGCGATATTTATGAGGTAGCTTACGTATTATCTCTAGAAAAGGAAAAAAAATTATTAGAAAATAACGCACAACATTATAATACTGCATTACAAACAGAGATTGTAAGAGCTGCAAACATAGGTGATCTAGCTCGCATGAAAACTTTACTAACACAGAATGCAACTAGAAGAATCCCTGGGTTAATCGCCGCTATTATTACTTCAAAACAATCCTCACAAATACTAAATTTTGTACTAGATAAAGGAGTAATACCAAATAGTGAGGATCTCGACTTGCTATTCCTTAAAGAATATTTTGATGAACAAAAAGTATTAATCCTTTTAGAAAGAGGTGCTCCTTTTAAAAATAATATGATTTATAAGGCGGTTGCTTTTCAAAGCGAACCTATTATTTATGCATTACTGAGGGAAGGAGCTACTCCTGTAAACAATGATTTATCATTTGCACTAGACACAGATCATTATCCATCTGTCAAAGCTTTAATGAGTGTGGAGTTTAAAGCATTTAAAGCAGGTAAAAAAGAATTATCACTAGCCGTAGAAAACAATGATGCTGAGCTCGCTAAAAAATTTACAACACTCGGTGCAACCGCAGATGCGTCTCTTTTAGATAGCGCTCTGAGAAATGGTAATGAAGATCTTAAAAACATAATCATACCTGTAACTGAAGCAAATGAAAATACTCTCGAAGTCACATCAATGCTTGATAACACAGCGTTATTCAATTACTTTATTAATAAGAATGCACATATAAGCAGTAATAAAATCTCTAATATAGCAACAGACAACAATAATTATGAAATTCTAGATATCTCACTTAAAAATGGCGGAAATGCCTCTGAGTCATTAGAGTATGCCATTACTAAAGAGAATATCAACGCTATCAATGTCGCACTTCAAAATAAGGCAGCTCCAGACAGCGCACTATTTTATGCTGCTCAGAAAGATGATGCTCAATTATTTAATGATGTATTAAACCTGTATAATGGAAACCCACATGTAGCTATGAAAGCAGCTATTAAAGAAAACAACTTACCTTTTGCAGCATCTGTGATTGCAACAAAGAAAGTAGGAGTAGATGTTGATAATCTGTTGCCCCTTGCTGTAGCTGGTGAGAATGTTGACATGGTAAAACTATTGGTGTCTAATAATAGTAACCCTAGTAGAGGGATTAATAAAGCCATAACTATAGAGAACCAAACTATAAGTCAGTACTTAATCTCTATGGGAGCAGACACTACAGACCCACTACTCATCGAATCAGCAATTACAAATGAAAACCTAGGTCTCGTTGAGTTACTTGTGAATCAAGGAAACATTAACCTTGACAATGCTTTACTAGACGCGACAGAAACAGAAAATATTGAAATTGTAAATTCCTTATTAAAAAGCGGAGCCAAAGCTGATGAGTCACTAGCTAATGCAATGGAAACTAAAAATGAACCTCTTATTTTATTATTAATGGATTATGTATCTAGTTTAAATAGTAATGAATTTATTCGCAGTGCAGCACGTAAAGGAAATTTATCAGTTCTAAAAAGGCTATTATCTAATGGAGCAAATCCTTCCCTAGCTATTGAAGATGCTATCCGTTATAAAATGATAGGTTCTCTAAAAGAGCTTATTAAAAATGGAGCTACATGCAGTCAAGAGCATTTAAGAATAGCCATAGATTATCATTTTACTGAAGGGGTATTACTACTTGTAAAACAGAAAGAAATAGAATTAAATGTCGCATTTGATGATGGTAATTATCCAATACATACACTAAGCAGATCTTTGACAGAAGACAGTAAATTAATAATGCAAAACCTAATTGAGTTAGGTGCTGACGTAAACATTCAAGATCCATCTGGCAATACAGCATTACATATTCTAGCTAGTCAAAAGGAATATGCGCTACCTATAATTGAACTCTTGATAACTAGTGATGCAGATTCAAATCAAATAAATCATAAAGGCAAGAAACCACTTGATTACGCATTAAATAAAACTACAAGAAGCGTTTTGAAGAAAGGAATGCGAGCGAAATAG
- a CDS encoding AIR synthase related protein, with the protein MSQEISKRYAQRGVSAGKEDVHNAIKNVDKGLFPKAFCKIVPDALTGDDNYCLVMHADGAGTKSALAYMYWKETGDISVWKGIAQDALIMNIDDLLCVGATDHIMLSSTIGRNKNVIPGEVISAIINGSEELLAELKSYGVTIHSTGGETADVGDLVRTIIVDSTVTARMKRSDVINNANIRPGDVIVGLSSSGQATYENEYNGGMGSNGLTSARHDVFDKYLAQKYPESFDAAVPEDLVYSGSKKLTDAVPGSPLDAGKLVLSPTRTYAPIIKDILSKYNSDSIHGMVHCSGGAQTKILHFVEDLHIIKDNLFETPPLFKLIQEESGTDWKEMYQVFNMGHRIEIYCPQEVAQELIKISTSYNVDAQIVGRVEASQSGKRLTIKSEKGTFTY; encoded by the coding sequence ATGAGCCAAGAAATTTCTAAACGATACGCACAACGCGGAGTCTCTGCAGGTAAGGAAGATGTGCATAATGCTATTAAAAATGTAGATAAGGGATTATTTCCTAAAGCATTTTGTAAGATTGTACCGGACGCACTTACCGGAGACGATAATTACTGTCTTGTAATGCATGCAGATGGGGCAGGAACAAAATCTGCTCTTGCATATATGTACTGGAAAGAAACTGGTGATATCTCTGTATGGAAAGGCATCGCACAAGATGCTCTTATCATGAATATAGATGATTTATTGTGTGTGGGCGCAACAGACCATATCATGCTATCATCAACAATAGGGCGTAATAAGAACGTGATTCCTGGTGAAGTTATATCGGCCATTATTAATGGATCTGAAGAACTTTTGGCAGAATTGAAATCTTATGGTGTGACCATTCATTCTACAGGTGGAGAAACGGCAGATGTAGGTGATCTTGTGCGCACAATCATAGTAGACTCTACTGTTACGGCACGTATGAAGCGCAGCGATGTTATTAATAACGCAAACATACGTCCTGGAGATGTTATTGTAGGTCTATCATCTAGCGGTCAAGCGACTTACGAAAATGAATATAATGGAGGTATGGGCAGTAACGGGCTTACTTCTGCACGTCATGACGTGTTTGATAAGTACCTTGCACAAAAATATCCAGAGAGTTTTGACGCAGCAGTACCAGAAGATCTAGTGTATAGCGGTTCAAAAAAACTTACAGATGCAGTACCCGGTAGTCCTCTAGACGCTGGCAAGCTTGTGCTTTCTCCTACGAGAACCTATGCGCCAATCATTAAAGATATTTTATCTAAATATAACTCAGACAGTATACACGGTATGGTACACTGTAGCGGTGGTGCTCAAACAAAAATTTTACATTTTGTAGAGGACTTACACATCATCAAGGATAATCTATTTGAAACTCCACCACTTTTTAAACTTATACAAGAAGAGAGTGGTACAGACTGGAAGGAAATGTACCAAGTGTTTAATATGGGACATCGTATAGAGATTTATTGCCCACAAGAGGTAGCTCAAGAGCTTATAAAGATTTCAACTTCTTATAATGTAGATGCACAAATAGTAGGTAGAGTGGAGGCTTCTCAAAGTGGAAAGAGACTTACTATAAAAAGTGAGAAAGGAACTTTTACTTATTAA